The sequence CCTAGGCTCAATGGTCGGGCAGCCAAGCCTCGGTCAAACTATGATGGAAGACCTGTCTGTAGCACCCACTACATTAGGCCCAGAAAGCTACTGCATTGACCATCCCAACCCCCACCAtctactcaacccccccccccccccacacctcttaggttgagccccaagccatAAGTGGTGAGCTGTAGTGGCTCCTTTAACAACTGTGCCtttctaaacccccccccccctcccttcttacTGGGAGttgctgtgcccccccccccccccccagaatctTTCCAGTGCTAATACGTTccatgccttgtttggtcctaataaatggactaaatactttgatcacGACCCTCTGTATCCTgaacgtcctgacttcttccaccATAAACATCTTGATTTGGTGGATGGATGTTACTTTTCACCCCACCTGTTTCGGTAATTGTCGTTGCTGCCCTTTGTTGGGAAACGGCTGCCTGCTTAATCCTGGTACTAGACACCCCACCACCTGTTAGGTGCTGGAAatatgggcatggtgccctcaaattctAAAGTGCAGTGTCTTGCACCATGTGTGGGACTCTAATCACTCGGAGGGAGTGCTCTTCTTCCCAGGCTTATTGCAATAAATTTCGGTgacgcccaccctaccttctcccacacatGTACACTACAAAAGTTGAAGCCATCCTTAATTTAAAGTAGAAAGTTTTTCCTGAAGGAGATGCTACGTCTGCAGTGTACTTTCTTTTGCTAGCACATATTGTGCTGTACCTCGCCCTTCCCTCCTTTGTCAGTCTCGCTAATTTCCAGTTCCTGGACATGCAGACTCCTCACCTGCTCCTTTGTTCTGAACCAAGATGGGAGGGAGTTCCCTCCTGGTCCTACATCTGGCGTTTCCCTCCCAGTAGTCTTCCTAATCTctcatttcccccctccccccacacgccCCCTTTCAGATCATCTTCGTCTCTTGGCCCTCTGcaccacctgtctgtccaggctattATCCACGATCCACCCAGCAATCTTAATGTGGATTGCTCTGGTTTTTCTTTTGTTCAGACTTTACTGATACACGGTACGCTACTGCTGGCACACATGTCTCGGTCATAAACGCAAGCCtgggtcctctccttcctcattcctggcaggtaagaaggcatcgcGTTCTTCCTCGGGACCCCCTCTCGCTGCATCCCCTCGCCTTTCGATGttaaggcccccccccctcctgtcctGGCAAAGGAGGTACATTTGTAGGTTGCTCTTTGCTGAGgtacactccccctcctcctcctccccctcctccaccctgATTTCCTTGAGCGCCCCTCTCCATTCCCTCCTCCCGCTCTGGACcctgtccgcctctggtctgtcctcccgctccttTGACTCCATCGTCCTTACTAAATTTACTCGTCCCAAACCCCAACTTCACTGATCATGATCTTCATTGGTATACTATATTTTTTGTATTCGCCTCTTCAATGTTCTGTTGCTGTTCTCTCATTGATAGTCTATTCAATGGAATCTTAGATTTTATGCAAACTTCCATTAATTCCAACTTCTAATTAGTTTTCACCATTTAGTGTCCAGATGATGCTTGGTACTCTTAGTGGTTACTTTCTGTATTCTCTTTTCCTGCTGGGGCCCTTAACTCTTTCCTGCTCtagatttataccaatattttttctcccccttccccccccccctgtttcggTTGCCTATTCAATGTTCTGCGGCCCATATATTTGCGTAAATAGTATACTTTTCCATCTCGCCCCAAATGTCTTTCCTGTTCTTCAGCACCTGATgaactccttaccagagcctgtgcAACTGTTCAGTGACTTAACCTGTCGGCATAACCTCTACCGTGATGTTCTGACAAGCGCCTGGGTTCACCTTATCAAACCATTTGCCCTCTTCCCTGTCTTCTGAATTAGATTCCACTTGTGTGGATTCTCGTACTCGCGCCCTCGTGTCTTGATCTTTCTACTCTTCTCTTTACTTGGGTTTCACGTGGTAGGTTCTTGACTGACTTCCATAAATGACcattttccccatccttgttgccTTTTTTCTTTTCGTGCACTAccttcctaggtggcagtttgccgaggctgactagaACCTATTCAACATGCATGCTACTTTCTGACCTCTccactctgcctctccctcgagcCGCCCTCCTTTTATGACGCCATATTCGACGTTACCCTCTGCTCTACTCCTAGCTATCTCTTGGTGCACAGTGCATTCCCTGTTGGAATGCCTGCTCTGGCTGTTAGcaggcagcctggaagaaactccGGCGCTGGCAGAAGGCCAGCGCCTTCACTTGAGGGAAGAATGTAGACTCGTCGGACTAACCGTAcacctaaacgtgagagttggaaatcttagttGGACATAATCCAACTTTACAGCTAGTTATAGTTGGAAACTAGTTTCCATGTGATGGGGTTCGCCCATGGTTTTAATGCAGTTGCACCTCGGCTCTGATGCCTTTTGATAATCCCTTAACTAGGTATTCAGTCTATAAGTGTCGCTATCTTTGCAACCTTCTGCACTTCTTTGGTCCATAAAACGCCCACGTGTGCCGTACATTGTCCTGCTGAAGGGGCCCTGGTCGCCAATAACTTAAAGAATGGTTACTTTACATTTTCCCCTTGGTACCTGTCCAGTGTTCCCCTCGTGCTCCTGCCTTGCCCTTCTAGGTTATTCTTGGATAACCATTAATTTTTTCACCATATTATATAAACCCGTTCTCTGCATTAGTTAACTACAGAATTGTTAAAATTGACAAGGTGTTCACTCAAAATATGAATCATGAAATGTAAATAGTCATTACTatagtgcatatttaggcatttggATTAGGTTACATATTTAGGTTGTTGGCGATTGTGTAGTGTGGGTGAAGCACTTAGAGCATTGTTCTGAAAAGTAGACGGCGAAGTACTTGTTCGAACACAAGTCTTGTAAACCGTTCTTCATTCCATTAACACTCCAAACGCCGTTTAAGAATGTACTTTGGCCTGTATTTGAGGATGGGATGACTTTATACTGGGTGTTTTTAAGACTAGGGTTGGTAGATCTCTATAGTGAGGAATCGGAACACCTTCACTAGGTAAACACAACCTTCAGTTCCCTCACCAAAGTCTTTGGCGTTACATATTTCGGAAATTAACAAAATTCTCTGGTGCAAATATTGACGCCTGAATTTAGCGCAGACCTTAGAAAAAAATGCAAGTCTCAAAACTAGCATACAAGGATGAAAGTATTAGAGCAAAATCTTACATGCTTTGGTACGTGTAGCAGTGTGCATCTAGTAAATCTGTAGACTGAAAATATTTTCTTAAACACTGTACCACTCTTAATATCTCGATATCAATGTTTAATATCAGAGCTTAAGCTTTGATATTAATCACAACGTGGCATTAAACGTGTAGGCTCTATGGCTACTTTGCCTTTTAACTCCAAAGGCAGGATTGGGAGAGGCAATaggtcttcctccccccccctactaGTTCAGTCTTCGGAGTTTACTAGTTTGACACTAGGAAATGCATTGGTTACTAACTGGAAGGTCATAGTAGTTACCAAGACTATCCAAATGTTTTATATTTATCAAGCCATATTCAAACTGAAATTATACCTGAACTGTGAGTCGTGAATTAAATTTTTAAGCAGTTTTTTAGAGCAACTGGAAAAATtgatgtatgggggggggggggatgcccaTACAGCCTAATAATATGCAAAGGTAAAAAGTTGGAGATGGTGTATACGGATAAGCCATACTAGGGTTAACTTTTTTCTTTACTTAAATTTTAGGGGATAGTTTGTGTTTTTAAAGAACTTTATTTCAAATGCATTGCATTCGAGTTACTCGTCTAATGTCACTACCTTTAATTTTGCCAAGAGTAATAAAATTAACATACTGCCTATAGGCTTTATAAAGTATTGGATGCTGTCCATTGCCCATAATGACTGCCGCCCTGACCCATATTACTGTGACAGATGAACAACGCAGGAACGCTGGGCATGGCTGAGAAACGCACCACAGCAGATGGTCTGGAGCTGACTATGGCCACCAACTACTTTGGTCACTTCCTTCTCACCAACATGGTCTTGGGTAAGTGACCTCCGTCACCTTTGTTAAAGGTCTCTGATGTAACTTATGACGATCTTTGTGTAGCTTGTCTTTAATAATGGCATGGCTGCCATTCAAAATTTCCAGCAAGACCTTGTCTAGGTAAATAATCAGTGTAATAGGGCTAATGTCCACTAGCAGAGGCCAAATTCGAGAACTCGAAGGGAGACTTGACTCTGCAGTGTTGCTAGTCCTGTTAGTAGTGGGCTCTAGTGTGGCACACTAATCTTTGTTCCTCTTGTTGCACTACTGCCACAACTgttttactagcagtacccgccacgcgttgctgtggctcagtctggataagtgggaaagaaagaaaagggaAAGTGCAAGTTTCTaatgtttaattttacaatgcttgtgagtatacaatattttttttgttccattgtctgtagagatatagattgtctggtttgccaacTCTAGAACACACtaaatataattgtccatgtaagAAGCAATCTGtagagatataaactgcacaattctgaaGATTGGCCCAGAGCTTtgttggtgattgcaaacgccaatcaaattggaaattacaatatcttaaattgaaatggcatatttgttaatcataggaatgcgaggaataaggacatcttcacgtttgaaaggtcctgtcaagattgttgcttctactacgacgctgattaatttttttacagCAAGCCGCGTGGCATTtcgaagttttggctggttgatatttcgcaacacaattggcacgcagattttaaattgccgtacgtgtgatcgTATCCCTGGCAGATAGTGAATTAAagttgttggataattaaccgcttcatctgcttccttaagtgtcgacggacttgtatgtgtttGCCtagctttgaatgttagactgaataatgttAAATTCGTGTGCGGGATGCTTTGGaagtgttgcacgtgggagtttcaatgaattgcattttcgatggcaatttcaaagcagaGGTAGCGGTTCTTCCACTTAGTAGCAATGTAGCGGGCTATTCCGGACAATGCATGAGCTaaggctatgccattttgggattgaAATCCTGACAATCAAATAGGAAATGTTTTACCAGTTCTTCCTGTCGCAACTAAATTTCtaaagcccgttattgacagtttgaattttgATTGTAAATGCGTTTTCACTTAAGCAttagattaggaatatttgattacaCATACAACAGATCACACGTATTGTAACTTTGTTCACGACGCTATTCTACATAGAATGAAGCGGCAGCAGATCGATTCAGTGATGGCATTTtcaattgagaactttgttcgagaTTGCTAAGCAcagatcttcaatcattatcaaagatgcgttgtagatttctgctgtgaaatctgttcttatttgaattttccttgtgtATTCGACGTAAAATATCTTGAGCCATGTGCAGTTTATATTTCTTTCATAACTCTGTTGAAgatggagagccggtggtcaataagaTTTCAAACAATGCACgattttgatttggatgtgacgtgtaggacgtgtcattaatgcatacatcccagtgtcggtcgttctccaattaattcagagattgacatgcactacggaaagtgtcaTGTGTAACgctgttgacaaatctcaattgctggaagatattgatccaggcacatttaccaacagcatgcgaagaaagaagcattagtCTTGATAAAGATGCACGGTGGATGTCTGCCTatagtagtttatttgaatatgctagATTGTCCGTCGactctctcctcgtttgcgtcgttcaaatgattttctactggcattccacgtgTAAAACGTGGGCTCTTCTGAATACAGCAGACTTTTTGCAAATGTCActttgacataacatgaagaaAGCAGTAACCGTTGTATCTGGCTAGATTCATAACTGTTGATTGCACACTTGCATCTGTGAAATGTGTTTTACAAGTTTTCAAAACATAACCAAtatactaaaatatttaaattcaaacgcagatcaatcaacACGGCTCGAATTCACCCAATTGCACTGAAATAAgaacaaaatgaaaaacaaaaacaaactatactcacaaattgAACACTATGGTAAACAATGCAGGGCAATTACAAAGgaatgtcacacaaaacaattaaatcaatGAAAATCAGTCTATGGAAAAATCAATATCAATGGAATCGGAAtctttgaaatgaaatcgtaacgcATTTTAAatagtgttgctcttacgtgcaacagatggcgctgttttaccaaaaaagcatgttttttacctgtcacaggtgtagcatgtagacagtaggtatataaaaacttgcacatattcgaatgaaacgttgacaatttcaaagcaattggaagAGAACTTTAAGTTTACAGCATGTTTCACTTCCGTCCTACAGATGGTGCCGATTTTCCAaaataaggcatgtatatagtaggcaaATAAAAACGCTCATCTATTAGAATgaaatgtcaaaatttcaaagcaatcgggtaaagaggtttcgaagatttccctcgcatgaaaGTTTTTCAaaatggctccccccccccccccgtcacagacgtgacatgtttatagtatgtatataaaaaccgctcggatgcaaatggaacgatgtgtaaatttcaaagcaatcggtgaaaaactttcggagattagctattttgaacaaactagcatttaaatttttatttatagatttttaaatgcaGGCAtgcaaataaatacaataaaacatatCGACGAAGGAAACGGAAAACCACTGGCCAGAAGGACCTAACGCAAAGTTAAAGTATAACGGGAGAAAACTAAAGAGAAACAcaacataaaaaaaaatcaaaacgcAATGTAAACGGGCACACAATCTAATTACTCTTGCCATACtttttattttgtaaacaaatcaAACATtagcaccggcctgaaggacgGACAATAAAGCACAACATGAAAGACAATGTACGGCAAAACATCGAACAAAACACAAcacgcaaaacaaacacaaatacAAAAGACAGGGCATATACAAACACACAATACCCCCAAGCACATGAACAAAACGCACAAACTACTGGCCTTGAAACAAACAACGGAAGAGGCAAGAGCACAAAAAGATAAGAAACTCACAATTAGCACACAATATGGCAAACAGCCTGAGGGGTGGGGCCCCACACTACACAAAGCACAAACGGGATATTAGCGCACATATTTGCTCGGAAACCGGACCCAATGGGAACTGCACATTAAACGCTTATCAGAGCAACCACCGCTGAGGGTGTAGCACATCCACTAGGGAAGTCTCAACATCCGGAAACGCCCACAAAcaaggggacccagatggtatcactGAAGAGGTGAGTTTTTGCCACGTGCCCCACACGCAGGGAACCTGCTCACCAAGAAAGTTCTCTGGCTCGTCACACAGCACTAACTCTGCCATCGTGTTCCAGTGACCCTGTGGTAGCAGACACTGGCAACATGTCCCCTAGGGGCCCCCAATGTGCGTCAATGCATGAACACGCTTGACAaaaggcaccaccacaggggcatctGCAGCAACgggcacacaaccacacaacggcAGGGAACCCAGACGGCACGCATCCTTCCTTAGTCACCACCAAGCCATGGCCAGTACCAGTATCCACACTATCTCtggcagcagaagccaccacCTCCAAGTGTGGAGAGCCCCTTGGTGGAGAAAGAACAAAAGGCATGTCAGACACTGGCACCAGCAGTGTACCAGTCTCACAcaaggacctccgccaccaccaccaccatgtagtgaCGCATCCGGATCCACACCGTCGACACCCAAAGACCCAGTTGCTGAAGTTGCCatcatcggcccaggcagaagacaaacgtcgggaacgtttgggctccggccggatatcgtcagagctggAGGTGGACCCGGAAATGCTAGCCGGACGaatcgacgcagaacggcagcagcatcTACCACAGGGAGAACCGGGCCCCACACAGGAGGCTCTGCAGCCTACCCAGCACAGCCCGGACCCGAGGCGAGGCTGTAGGGCCAGGCGCGCCAGCTGAAGAGGAGGAAGGCTGCAACGCCTCGCAGTGATCACCAGGAAAGCCCACGGGAGCAGTGGGGACAGGAGCAGGAAGATCTGACTGCACTGCAACCCCCAGAGGAGGGTTCGCAACAACCAGAAGAATGTTGGGCGacaagggggatggggggggggggggggacgcatcAGCTAACGGGACGCTCGCCTCTTCATCCCCGGAGtcttcctccagagggagcggtgaGAAATCATCCCAGAACATGTTGACAGAAGCAACTAGAGCCCCAgtgcacccagcagcctgatgctccaacaggccacaccggaaacatctATGGGGTTGCCGGGCATGGCACAcctggacgtagtaccccataagccggacagaagatggtatATCTGACTGCATGAGCATCCCCAGGGTACGAATATTCGTCTGCATACCCCcctgaggagagcgtgttcaccagtACACTGATGATGGTTCCAAACCTTTAAGTAATGTCGGAGCAGGTCTTCGGGAAACTCTCGGGGTGCCCCATGCACACAGACATACATTAAGGCACCATTACGGTCCATAATGGACAGCCGGCAccatctggcaacggcaacgaacGCCCCTTGTAACGTCGGAGGAAGTTGCATTATTCCTCCTTCCCCATGAACTTGAGAATAATCTGATGAGCAGTTACATCTCGACACCGTAGATGGCCATCACTGGGGCATGGAGCACACCACGCATAACTATCTCGACTTCCGGGTATACAGTACTGCCAGTGAACTTCAGGCCCATGGAGTTCACACGCaacagaggggaggaggggggggggggaagatggccTCTCATTGCTAGCTCGCCACATCAACACGTAgccaagcagcaacagcagggaggGCAGAGACGTACGCACCCCCTGACGAGTAAAGCGGCAAACCCCATTGACCAGGGAGGGTGGGCAAACCGTCCACACACTATGCCTGCCAGGGCACCATCACAACTTCAtagtggagcagcagcagcagcacattaACAGTGTGCAGGCCTTCGGTCTCCCTAGTTACTATACATCCTTGAAATACCAGTTACCCGTTTCTTGCTGCTGTTGACTAATAGTTGCCGAGCTCTAGTATTAACTTGGTTCCTGGTGTCTTAGCAAAGTGTTAACAATCGTTATAAATGTGTTTATGTATGGCTTAAACCACAAAAGGTGActaaaaggtgggggggggggggttaaatgtTTGTGGAAAATCTGGTATGACAGTAATTTTTCGTGAAAATTAGTGTGCTTAATTGACTCCTTTTGTATTTACTTTAGCTAAATTTTAAAGTTGCTATCTGGGAATGGCTGTAGTAAACATTGAAACCTCATAATTTCACGTAGCTGCTTTTcagaaattgaaaaaaaatacataaaattGACTATTAAATATCTTTAAATTTCAATTTTATCCTTAGGACTAGTGAAATAAATGCAGTTCAGATCTGCATTGGAAAAGTTTCTAGAAAGCTATAGTTATATAAAGGTTTGGCCGTTTTCAGGTAAATTCAAATGTTGCACATCTCTCATATGGGTAATCACTTAATGGGAACAAATTGCCATCTTAACAGTGAGACTGTTTAGTGATGGCTATTGCTTGCCAGTTGATTAATATATTAAAGTTAGCTGCACAATGTTGGTTACTATGGTGACACTTGGTCATTTTTTGGAAATGGAGAATTTTTATTTCCAACATTCTACACCTTTTCATTTGTAACTTGTGGTTTTAGATAATTATTGAAGTTATTTCTGACACTAGTATCTCTAGCATTTAATAATTTCTAAAAAGATTACCCAAAATTTTTAGGTTTACTAGTAAAATTTCCCccaaaatatatagatatatatatagatatatagatatatatatatagatatagatatatatatctctctatcttgaataagtttagataacTCTTCAAGGTGCAAATTTCATGTATACTTGGATAAATTGGAAAACAATTGTTAATTGACAATAAGAGCAAAGATTCTGCCACCTGTTATTTTGACATTAACCCATTCCCTCAAATTTGTACCCTTACACATAACCTTGCGTTCTGTAAGGTGTAAGATTCGTGCACATTGGCAGATAATCTTTTTCCCATCATGAACCTATATTAAAATTTATGCTATTGTGATAACCAAgtcagacatgatttcagttgacatttgATAATTTTTGACCAGtttggaaaattttaatttaattaattttttctCCTATATATGCTACGATGCTTGAGTTGGCCCATTTGAACCCAATTTCCTATAAAATTAGccaaaaatgtttgaaatttaacAAGTTTCTATTTATTGCATTTTTGGGTGTTTTGGTGCCCCCTTAAATAAAGGTTTAAACCAAAGGTTTAATCCTCCTGGTAACGCTAGTATAACTGATTATAGGCAGTAATGATTGAAGTAGTATCGCTTGTCTAATGGAATGTCTTCACACAATCTTAATTATTTTATTAATCCCTAGGCCTACTGAAGGCTAGTGCTCCAAGCCGGATCGTCAATGTAACGTCAAACCAACACCTCGCGTGCAAGTTGCTTAATCCGGACGACCTTAACTACCAGGTGAGAGCTTACCCTGGATTTGAAGCCTCTTACAACGACAGCAAGCTCGCCAATGTCCTCTTCACTGTGGAACTTTCTCGCAAGCTGTATGGCTCAGGTTAGTCAAGGCAAGGAATATTTagtgttaaggggggggggggaggaagaaccGGTTTGTGTTGGTTCTTGCTTACGTGTACATGTACTACACAGGTGTGACCGCGAACAGCGTTCACCCGGGGATTGTGTCCACGGAGATCATGCACAAGGAGGGAGGACCCTGGTTCTTGCGCTACTTCGCCGCTTGGCCCATCTGGCTTATGGGAAAAGTATTTATTTTACTGCTATTAACCGTTTCACAAATTACTTGGAACTATAAAGTCTTGCACAATCTTAAATGTGGCTCACATGGTCCCTACATGGGTGTCTGTGAAGGCAGTCTTGTTCTATTACTACTCAAAATGAATATTTTTTTATCTTAAAGGATGCGAAACTTGCTGCCGAGACGCTGATTCACCTGGCAGTGTCAGAGGAGGTAGACGGTGTCAGTGGGAAGTACTTCGTTGACTGTAAGGCAAGTTGACGAATTGTGTAGTTTATATTACCAGAATTGCTATGCACTTGTTTATAGCTATTCTGGAATTTGTTTAAAAGTATTCTGGTAATATCTTTAAATCTTCTAAAATGTCAGATTTGAGTATGAATAGACTTGCTCTAGATAGGTTCAGGCACAGGGCTGGGCTATTTTTAGAGCGAAGTTTGAATAGATACTGAAAGTATTCTCTTTAACAAGGTGTAACTGCCAAATTATTAGTATATTGACGCTGCTAATGTGCAAAACAAATTGGTTTATTCTGCAAATGGTTCGAAAGTTAGAATAAAAGcctatattatcgaaatattttcGTACGATGTTGTAGACAAATATTCCTAGCACATGACTAGTCGGGACGTCTTGTTTACAGTATCTGATGGCTGATCTTCATTAATTATTAGCTAACATTCTAAAAGGTAGTAATAAAATTTGGTGCCTTTTTTATTGCTATTCTTTTTAAAATGTTGCAGCACAACTACCTTTGTTGCAAAGAACACGCTTGTTGCCAGTCTTATTGGCTGggcctaaggggggggggggggtggaagcttGAGATACTCTAGATGCAATATAGTGTGCCAACCACGTTCTTTGACTTGGGAGGGAATCATTCTTCCTTAGAAACGTTCTGTAGTTTATTTTGAGACTTGTTGCCACAATATAATCCTTCCCCCCCCTCAACACCATATGAACTTGGAACTCGAGTTAGTGTTCCGAGCACTTCTCAAGTTGCCTTTAAATCTTTTTTACTTCCCCGAAGAGTTTCTTGGCCCTTTGATCTTTCTATTTGGTCGAAGGCGACCAATTCCTCACGGCTTCAGTTAGAGGCTGATTCCACCTCAATCTAAGAACTAATCATGGCTTCTCCAGTCAAGAGCTATGACTTGCTCTGAAGCGAGTAGTTCATGGTCTCTTTG comes from Procambarus clarkii isolate CNS0578487 chromosome 55, FALCON_Pclarkii_2.0, whole genome shotgun sequence and encodes:
- the LOC123755757 gene encoding retinol dehydrogenase 13; protein product: MILETGAAVAAAVVLGTRLAYRSQAGRCSSTRHLLGKTVIVTGASAGIGKEAVYDLARRGARIILACRNTEKGQKVADEVMRTTRNRKMEVRQLDTSDLTSVREFAEGVLATEKSLHVLMNNAGTLGMAEKRTTADGLELTMATNYFGHFLLTNMVLGLLKASAPSRIVNVTSNQHLACKLLNPDDLNYQVRAYPGFEASYNDSKLANVLFTVELSRKLYGSGVTANSVHPGIVSTEIMHKEGGPWFLRYFAAWPIWLMGKDAKLAAETLIHLAVSEEVDGVSGKYFVDCKESKTNDLAKDSELVKKLWDVSERLVKLKPEEKHY